One Chloroflexota bacterium DNA window includes the following coding sequences:
- a CDS encoding serine/threonine-protein phosphatase, whose amino-acid sequence MQKAQSAIYSSLLSHRAQGRVAVPLEPPVPTPPAAPEPDQRQAELEQDLQLARDLQQGLMLETVPRLPGWEMSAVSLPARELGGDLYDFLAVNGSQGIMIGDVSGKGLPAALRMAVARTVFRAEVRRGQSPGQTLAAVNNILIEEMPQGMVTMLYALIDPQTGMMHLANAGHNYLIVINNQVIEIETSGVPLGVMEIDCYSESILQLNYGDSVMLYTDGIVEATNEHQVLYGYPRFQSLLQAVGHLKPRALMARVLSEVRAWTQGQLKHDDVTMVLVRRRLANLLDEMHSIVADVVGPITADEWWQALNLVGTTRTPDQCLELLRPLNEMVSSQFGRGIARELQAQLRPVIEEYRLLQSTKGSS is encoded by the coding sequence ATGCAAAAAGCACAATCAGCAATCTATAGTTCACTGCTCAGTCACCGCGCCCAAGGTCGTGTGGCGGTTCCGCTTGAGCCACCAGTGCCAACCCCGCCCGCAGCGCCTGAACCCGACCAACGCCAAGCTGAGCTGGAACAAGATTTGCAATTGGCGCGAGATTTGCAACAGGGCTTGATGCTCGAAACCGTGCCGCGCCTGCCTGGCTGGGAAATGAGCGCGGTCTCATTGCCAGCGCGTGAGCTTGGTGGCGACCTCTATGATTTTCTGGCGGTCAACGGCTCGCAGGGAATTATGATTGGCGATGTGAGCGGCAAAGGCTTGCCTGCGGCCTTGCGGATGGCAGTAGCACGAACCGTGTTTCGGGCTGAAGTGCGACGCGGCCAATCGCCAGGCCAAACCTTGGCAGCGGTGAATAATATTTTGATCGAAGAAATGCCCCAAGGCATGGTTACGATGCTCTATGCATTAATCGACCCGCAAACAGGCATGATGCACTTGGCCAATGCTGGTCACAATTATCTGATTGTGATCAATAATCAAGTGATTGAAATCGAAACGTCAGGTGTGCCACTTGGGGTTATGGAAATTGATTGTTATAGTGAATCCATCTTACAACTGAACTATGGCGATTCAGTCATGTTGTACACTGATGGTATTGTTGAAGCGACCAACGAACACCAAGTATTGTATGGCTACCCGCGTTTTCAAAGCCTGTTACAAGCAGTTGGCCATCTCAAGCCACGCGCCTTGATGGCCCGCGTGCTGAGCGAAGTTCGCGCCTGGACTCAAGGCCAGCTTAAACACGATGATGTGACGATGGTGCTGGTACGGCGGCGCTTGGCAAATTTGCTTGATGAAATGCATAGCATTGTGGCCGATGTGGTTGGGCCAATCACTGCTGACGAGTGGTGGCAAGCCTTGAACTTGGTTGGCACAACCCGCACGCCCGACCAATGTCTAGAGTTATTGCGCCCACTGAATGAAATGGTATCCAGCCAATTTGGCCGTGGGATTGCCCGTGAACTCCAAGCGCAATTGCGCCCAGTGATCGAAGAATATCGCTTGCTCCAATCCACCAAAGGATCGTCCTAA
- a CDS encoding tetratricopeptide repeat protein, translating to MTTNVDTLNVMPLDLDTFAGSERFMAGTRLGAAFGRGIKAYLAANYPDAIEHFKTALIAAYVEGDEKSQIYDRERAIIYLYIGNACAFQDDWPTAQREYLESVQTDPQLAEAHYNLGVAFGAMRQIDRAIGAFKEALEHNNGLYEAHFALGRAYQMLDDAGRAYIHFTSARELRPYAGEPLYYMGLMHQAHGAHELAQRCFAEALRVEPTFISPSVGPDEVLVSKSEQEVANWYYRLSDDLKAQGYDEDAKRIYEALLKWRPTEHRARYLLGNLLARARRWELSLQEYGRIPPQDRYYVDARLRISAILRFQGKHREAYNHLYSTAKLRPNDGQVFLQMGKLLYDLEKHHAAMRAFERAVQLLPKDPNAYYLLGFMYTVLGHESWALAAWRKAVELAPHAHSLRYDLGYMYTRRRRYDLASREFSHVLMHWPDDIETTFMLGTCYKEMLEPAQAIPLFEKVLRRNPRHTQALYYLGACYLQVGNSSLGKAYLRRYEHLINQQEQLPQKGRAMARGGSR from the coding sequence ATGACTACCAATGTTGACACTTTGAATGTAATGCCGCTGGACCTCGATACCTTTGCTGGGAGCGAGCGTTTTATGGCTGGGACGCGCTTGGGTGCTGCGTTTGGGCGCGGGATCAAAGCCTATTTGGCCGCCAATTATCCTGATGCAATCGAGCATTTTAAAACTGCATTAATCGCTGCCTATGTTGAAGGCGATGAGAAATCGCAAATCTACGATCGCGAACGGGCGATTATCTATCTGTATATTGGTAATGCCTGTGCTTTTCAAGATGATTGGCCGACGGCTCAGCGCGAATATTTGGAATCGGTACAAACCGACCCGCAATTAGCCGAAGCCCACTACAATTTAGGTGTGGCTTTCGGCGCGATGCGCCAAATTGATCGGGCAATTGGCGCATTCAAGGAAGCGCTTGAGCATAATAATGGCTTGTACGAGGCCCATTTTGCGCTTGGTCGCGCTTATCAAATGCTCGATGATGCTGGCCGCGCCTATATTCACTTTACTTCAGCTCGTGAATTGCGGCCTTATGCTGGCGAGCCTTTGTATTACATGGGTTTGATGCACCAAGCTCATGGTGCTCACGAATTGGCTCAGCGTTGTTTTGCCGAGGCGCTACGGGTTGAGCCAACCTTTATCTCGCCCAGCGTTGGCCCCGATGAAGTGCTGGTCAGCAAATCCGAGCAAGAGGTTGCCAATTGGTACTATCGTTTGAGTGACGACCTCAAAGCCCAAGGTTATGATGAAGATGCCAAGCGGATTTACGAGGCCTTGCTGAAATGGCGACCAACCGAGCATCGTGCCCGCTATTTGTTGGGCAATTTGTTGGCGCGGGCGCGGCGCTGGGAATTATCCTTGCAAGAATATGGCCGAATTCCACCGCAAGATCGCTACTATGTTGATGCGCGGCTGCGGATCAGCGCAATTTTACGCTTTCAGGGCAAGCATCGTGAGGCCTATAACCATTTGTATAGCACCGCCAAGTTGCGGCCCAACGATGGTCAAGTGTTCTTACAAATGGGCAAGTTGCTCTATGATTTAGAGAAACATCATGCTGCGATGCGTGCTTTTGAACGCGCGGTCCAACTTTTGCCCAAAGATCCCAATGCCTACTATTTATTGGGATTTATGTACACCGTGTTGGGGCATGAAAGTTGGGCACTAGCAGCCTGGCGTAAAGCGGTGGAGTTAGCGCCGCATGCGCATTCATTGCGCTACGATTTGGGTTATATGTACACCCGCCGCCGTCGCTACGATTTGGCTTCGCGTGAATTTAGCCATGTGCTGATGCATTGGCCCGATGATATTGAAACCACCTTTATGCTGGGTACATGTTATAAAGAAATGTTAGAACCAGCCCAAGCCATACCATTATTTGAAAAAGTGCTGCGCCGCAACCCACGCCATACTCAAGCACTCTACTATTTGGGGGCATGTTATCTCCAAGTTGGCAACAGTTCTTTGGGTAAGGCCTACCTGCGCCGCTATGAACATCTGATCAACCAACAGGAACAATTACCACAAAAGGGCCGTGCAATGGCTCGTGGAGGTTCGCGATGA
- a CDS encoding ATP-binding protein, translated as MNRIHLNIPSDLVFERVVRASAAELGSTMGFPRERVEDLKLAVSEAVTNAIEHGGGGGVAGSVEVIFSLHADQLEVEIIDHGKGIEHFNTERRVVEEDNLEAGMLRGFGSYLISELVDQYEVQSSGTGTSLRLRIFKAK; from the coding sequence ATGAATCGGATTCACCTCAACATTCCATCGGATTTGGTCTTTGAGCGGGTTGTGCGAGCTAGTGCTGCCGAACTCGGTAGCACAATGGGCTTTCCACGTGAGCGCGTCGAAGATTTGAAACTGGCGGTGAGCGAAGCAGTAACCAATGCTATCGAGCATGGTGGCGGCGGCGGTGTGGCTGGCTCGGTCGAAGTGATTTTCTCGTTGCATGCCGATCAGTTAGAAGTTGAAATTATTGATCATGGCAAAGGCATCGAGCATTTCAATACCGAACGGCGGGTGGTCGAGGAAGATAATCTCGAAGCGGGCATGCTGCGCGGTTTCGGCTCCTATCTCATCAGCGAGTTGGTTGATCAATACGAAGTGCAAAGCTCAGGCACAGGCACAAGTTTGCGCTTACGAATTTTCAAAGCGAAGTAG
- a CDS encoding glycosyltransferase family 4 protein, whose protein sequence is MSITIYPIPRLLATNPYLDLLYAPFAAWPDVQIARQPFAQTLRHGLLHGGQRVLHWHFFDELTQQPSQAATALRSMSFIVLLRLLALRGAKLVWTAHNLEPHELRYPQWAQRCYQAMAQAAEQIIVHSQAAAQLLDQRYQVAAKTNVIAHGSYIGVYGEAWDQAAAREQLQLTPKGFVALNLGTLRPYKGVELLLEAWSAELGRLLIVGAAKDQRYAEQLQQQATNPSITLRPQFIADALLPAWFAASDVVVLPYRKTLTSGMLLAALSYATPVVAPDLPPVRELIRDGENGFLFEANDVASLRAALHRAAAHPDRQALRQNALQTVQALDWSLIANQTAAVYRRLFEKPA, encoded by the coding sequence ATGAGTATCACGATCTATCCAATTCCGCGTTTGCTGGCAACCAACCCATATCTTGATTTGTTGTATGCGCCATTTGCTGCATGGCCTGATGTGCAGATTGCACGCCAGCCATTTGCTCAAACCTTGCGCCATGGCTTGTTGCATGGCGGTCAGCGGGTGCTGCATTGGCACTTTTTTGATGAACTGACCCAGCAGCCCAGCCAAGCGGCAACTGCATTGCGTAGTATGAGCTTTATTGTGCTATTGCGTTTGCTGGCTTTGCGTGGAGCAAAATTGGTTTGGACGGCTCACAACTTGGAGCCACACGAATTGCGTTACCCCCAATGGGCGCAGCGTTGTTATCAGGCTATGGCGCAGGCGGCTGAGCAAATTATTGTACATTCGCAGGCCGCCGCCCAACTGCTCGATCAACGCTATCAGGTTGCCGCTAAAACCAACGTGATTGCCCATGGCTCGTATATCGGTGTCTATGGCGAAGCTTGGGATCAAGCGGCTGCCCGTGAGCAATTGCAACTAACGCCCAAAGGCTTTGTTGCGCTCAATCTTGGCACATTGCGTCCCTACAAAGGTGTGGAATTGTTGCTTGAGGCTTGGTCAGCCGAGCTTGGCCGCTTGCTGATTGTGGGTGCGGCCAAAGATCAACGCTATGCTGAGCAATTGCAACAACAGGCAACCAATCCTAGCATCACGCTACGGCCCCAGTTTATTGCCGATGCCCTTCTGCCTGCTTGGTTTGCCGCCTCCGATGTGGTCGTATTGCCCTATCGCAAAACCTTGACCTCAGGCATGTTGCTGGCAGCGCTTTCGTATGCCACGCCAGTGGTTGCGCCTGATTTGCCGCCAGTCCGCGAATTGATTCGCGATGGCGAGAATGGCTTTTTGTTTGAGGCCAACGATGTGGCTAGTTTACGCGCCGCTTTACACCGTGCCGCCGCCCATCCCGATCGACAAGCTTTGCGCCAAAATGCGCTCCAAACAGTTCAAGCGCTTGATTGGAGCCTGATTGCCAACCAAACTGCGGCAGTTTATCGCCGTTTATTCGAGAAACCCGCATGA
- a CDS encoding glycosyltransferase family 2 protein — protein sequence MIPGQISIIIVSYNSAALLPACFASLATTNDDNYQLIVVDNASSDGSAELVRQQYPQVQLIANQHNHGFGAACNQGMAAATGEYFLFFNPDVQITPNWLTLLRQHLAANPQAAIICPTTLYPNQAPPTRHGVAITAAVPGCAMLLRRSAWQAIGGFDPAIFLYWEDTELCWRAWLLGWQVLEDFEALVVHERGGSGGGQRWLVESSKNGLYCYLKLRPWSAVLGYSLRMLAKTAIVSLCQRNLAMLNVWIWHIRNLKQTLATRRSIQAQISADRSEVERLIKQHLARGKRERNENQKSKGKSQKAKGKS from the coding sequence ATGATTCCAGGCCAAATTTCGATCATCATCGTGAGCTATAACAGCGCCGCACTATTGCCCGCTTGTTTTGCAAGCCTCGCCACGACCAACGACGACAATTATCAATTAATTGTGGTTGATAATGCTTCGAGCGATGGCTCTGCTGAGTTGGTACGTCAGCAGTATCCGCAGGTTCAGCTGATTGCCAATCAGCATAATCATGGCTTTGGTGCGGCATGTAATCAAGGTATGGCGGCGGCGACTGGCGAATATTTTTTATTTTTCAATCCCGATGTACAAATTACGCCCAATTGGCTGACACTCTTGCGCCAGCACCTAGCAGCCAATCCCCAAGCGGCAATTATTTGCCCAACCACCTTGTATCCCAATCAAGCGCCGCCAACCCGTCATGGTGTGGCGATCACGGCGGCTGTGCCAGGCTGTGCAATGCTTTTGCGGCGCAGCGCATGGCAAGCAATTGGCGGTTTTGACCCAGCTATTTTCTTGTATTGGGAAGATACCGAGTTGTGTTGGCGGGCGTGGTTGTTGGGTTGGCAGGTGCTCGAAGATTTCGAGGCGCTGGTGGTACACGAGCGTGGTGGTAGCGGCGGCGGCCAGCGCTGGCTGGTCGAGAGCAGCAAGAATGGCTTGTATTGCTACCTGAAGTTGCGGCCTTGGTCGGCGGTTTTGGGCTATAGCCTGCGCATGCTGGCCAAAACGGCGATTGTAAGTTTGTGCCAGCGCAATCTGGCAATGCTGAATGTTTGGATTTGGCATATTCGTAATCTCAAGCAAACCCTCGCCACGCGCCGCAGCATTCAAGCCCAAATCAGCGCTGATCGCAGCGAAGTTGAGCGTTTGATCAAGCAGCATTTAGCGCGTGGCAAACGGGAACGCAACGAAAATCAAAAGTCAAAAGGCAAAAGTCAGAAGGCAAAAGGCAAAAGTTAG
- a CDS encoding SMI1/KNR4 family protein, whose amino-acid sequence MNITIVDGFTPTNEAEVAAFEQELGCRLPEDYRAFLLQHNGGQPELTVFDMNSNLLPDDQSIIHYFLSLDPAAESSEIRQVIRTFTEYETRIPPELLPIAHDLGGNLICLGIRGEQRGKVYFWDHEFELETEEEGDLYYNVSCCSPSFQAFVDSLLPESSLDVDEAA is encoded by the coding sequence ATGAACATAACAATTGTTGATGGCTTTACTCCAACCAATGAGGCTGAAGTTGCGGCTTTTGAGCAAGAGTTGGGCTGTCGTCTGCCAGAAGATTACCGCGCTTTTTTGCTACAACATAACGGCGGTCAGCCTGAGCTAACAGTTTTTGATATGAATAGTAACTTGCTGCCTGATGATCAAAGTATAATCCACTATTTTTTATCCTTAGACCCAGCAGCGGAATCCTCTGAAATTCGTCAAGTAATCAGAACATTTACAGAATATGAGACGCGGATTCCACCAGAGCTTTTGCCAATTGCCCACGATCTTGGAGGCAACCTAATTTGCTTGGGAATTCGTGGCGAGCAGCGGGGCAAAGTTTATTTTTGGGATCATGAATTTGAGCTAGAAACTGAAGAAGAAGGCGATCTGTATTACAACGTTTCGTGTTGTAGCCCTTCATTTCAAGCATTCGTTGATAGCTTGTTGCCTGAATCCTCGCTTGATGTTGACGAGGCAGCATAG
- the udk gene encoding uridine kinase codes for MSAEQRPIVIGVAGGTGSGKTTVSQAILSRVGPSRIAFLQHDSYYRDFAELSFEERLRVNFDHPNSLDSNLLAQHIEALCNGTTIEVPIYDFTRYGRRPEVMHVQPRPVILVEGILIFAEAVLRECMDVKIYVDADADLRFIRRLKRDIAERGRSIESVIEQYTNTVRPMHLEFVEPTKRYADIIIPRGGLNAIAIDMVIARVEYLLAESEKQI; via the coding sequence GTGAGCGCAGAGCAACGACCAATTGTGATTGGGGTCGCTGGCGGAACTGGATCAGGCAAAACTACCGTTTCCCAAGCGATTCTTAGTCGCGTCGGGCCATCACGAATTGCATTTTTACAGCACGATTCCTATTATCGTGATTTTGCTGAGCTTTCGTTTGAAGAACGCTTGCGAGTCAATTTCGATCACCCTAACTCGCTCGATAGCAATTTGCTGGCGCAACATATCGAGGCCTTGTGCAATGGTACAACGATTGAAGTGCCAATTTATGATTTTACGCGCTATGGTCGTCGGCCTGAGGTGATGCATGTGCAGCCGCGTCCGGTTATTTTGGTCGAAGGCATTTTGATTTTTGCCGAAGCTGTGTTGCGCGAATGCATGGATGTAAAAATCTATGTTGATGCTGATGCCGATTTGCGCTTTATTCGCCGCCTCAAACGCGATATTGCCGAACGTGGACGCTCAATCGAATCGGTGATCGAGCAATATACCAATACTGTGCGCCCGATGCATCTTGAATTTGTCGAGCCAACGAAGCGCTATGCCGATATTATTATTCCACGCGGTGGATTGAATGCAATTGCCATCGATATGGTGATTGCCCGCGTCGAGTATTTGCTAGCCGAAAGCGAGAAACAAATATAA
- a CDS encoding caspase family protein produces the protein MGIRGLFVGINSYSERPLKGCVNDVSVVRELFKAQHAAADDQLRLITDAAATRQAIIDNLGWLAEPLNDGQPEIRIFHYAGHGVQQPDQNGDEPDGADECLAPIDYPSAGLLSDDHLAELYQGFLGTTRLILLMDCCHSGTISKDPFSDIRYRTLTPAKVVYDEIRAKKQAYQQHQVDSVAQQILDLQQRSADPSEIAKFAGELVSSLQKQSFGQRPQHENTILISACKAEQVAADANFGGTYHGAMTFFLKNILSENPQISYANLGEQLRRSLYDNKFQQIPQLECPNSLINQPFLR, from the coding sequence ATGGGTATTCGTGGCTTATTTGTGGGAATCAATAGTTATAGCGAGCGGCCACTCAAGGGTTGTGTCAACGATGTAAGCGTAGTTCGTGAGTTGTTCAAAGCCCAACACGCTGCTGCCGATGATCAACTGCGTTTGATCACCGATGCTGCGGCTACGCGCCAAGCTATTATTGATAATTTGGGCTGGCTCGCCGAACCGCTCAACGATGGGCAGCCGGAAATTCGAATTTTTCACTATGCTGGCCATGGCGTACAACAGCCTGATCAAAATGGCGATGAACCTGATGGTGCTGATGAATGCCTCGCGCCAATTGATTATCCCAGCGCTGGCTTGCTGAGCGATGACCATTTAGCCGAGCTATATCAAGGATTTTTGGGTACAACGCGGCTCATTTTGTTGATGGATTGCTGTCATTCGGGCACGATCAGCAAAGACCCTTTTTCCGATATTCGGTATCGCACCTTAACTCCCGCCAAAGTGGTTTATGATGAAATTCGTGCCAAGAAGCAGGCCTATCAACAACACCAGGTTGATAGCGTAGCGCAACAAATTCTTGATCTGCAACAACGGAGCGCCGACCCCAGCGAAATTGCTAAGTTTGCAGGCGAGTTGGTCAGTTCGTTGCAAAAACAGAGTTTTGGCCAACGCCCACAGCACGAAAACACCATTTTGATTTCAGCCTGCAAGGCCGAGCAAGTTGCCGCCGATGCCAATTTTGGCGGAACCTACCACGGTGCCATGACCTTCTTTTTGAAAAATATTCTCAGCGAAAATCCCCAAATTAGCTATGCCAACCTTGGCGAACAGCTTCGCCGTAGCCTCTACGACAATAAGTTTCAACAAATTCCCCAACTTGAGTGCCCAAATAGTCTAATTAACCAGCCCTTCCTACGTTAA
- a CDS encoding catalase family protein yields the protein MSSDHAHDCPCADPITQLRQLFVNRTMGTRINAGQDPVRRAVFLKAHGGAKATWWVRPDLPAELRVGLLAYDQLAAWLRFSSDTVPFASDLGTTLGVGIKLFGIHGRKLLTGEEAALTHDLVLQNYPVFFVDTAKDMCEFTYEGLVGDGYDAYLAKHPKTRKILDLMQQNLASVFDAVYWSGLPYAFGQGRYVKYRLALEALNPQPPSNPQLNPNFLHDDLRSRLLAGPIDLHFSIQLRTNPKLMPLDAATVEWSTELAPPLHVATLTLPQQDIDAPGQAAYVENLAFNPWHALPEHAPVGSISEARKVVYQASAELRRQRNGIPIVEPRQPRHDLT from the coding sequence ATGAGTTCAGATCATGCTCACGATTGTCCATGTGCTGATCCTATCACCCAATTACGCCAGCTCTTTGTCAACAGAACTATGGGCACGCGGATTAACGCCGGACAAGATCCGGTTCGACGGGCGGTGTTTCTTAAGGCGCATGGCGGGGCCAAAGCCACCTGGTGGGTTCGCCCTGATTTGCCAGCCGAGCTACGAGTTGGCTTGTTGGCCTACGATCAGCTGGCAGCATGGCTGCGCTTTTCCAGCGATACCGTGCCTTTTGCCAGCGACCTTGGCACAACCTTGGGGGTAGGCATCAAGCTGTTTGGTATACACGGCCGTAAATTATTAACTGGTGAAGAAGCTGCATTAACTCACGATTTGGTCTTGCAAAATTATCCAGTCTTTTTTGTCGATACTGCCAAGGATATGTGCGAATTTACCTACGAAGGCTTGGTGGGTGATGGCTATGATGCGTATCTCGCCAAACACCCCAAAACCCGCAAAATTCTCGATTTGATGCAGCAAAATCTGGCCAGTGTCTTCGATGCAGTGTATTGGAGCGGCCTGCCCTATGCGTTTGGCCAAGGTCGTTACGTCAAATATCGCTTGGCGCTTGAAGCGCTCAATCCACAGCCACCCAGTAACCCACAGCTCAACCCCAACTTTTTGCACGATGATTTGCGTAGTCGTTTGTTGGCAGGCCCGATTGATCTGCACTTTAGCATTCAACTACGCACCAATCCTAAGCTGATGCCGTTGGATGCAGCAACCGTCGAATGGTCAACCGAGCTAGCCCCGCCGCTGCATGTGGCAACCCTAACCCTGCCCCAACAAGATATTGATGCGCCTGGCCAAGCCGCCTATGTCGAAAATCTGGCCTTCAATCCTTGGCATGCACTGCCTGAACATGCTCCAGTTGGCAGCATCAGTGAAGCTCGCAAAGTAGTCTATCAAGCTTCGGCGGAGTTGCGCCGCCAACGCAATGGCATTCCGATTGTGGAGCCACGCCAACCTCGTCACGATTTAACCTAG
- a CDS encoding LodA/GoxA family CTQ-dependent oxidase, with product MACAEIVSVAIYPPVGFARVGNSPNEFFYGPEVLGAPQVDPDLFRDPSGAIKRQAARFRVYGLNAAGEVICELNQTNPDVQEIVWTAQLANQKAAWYEFIQALDIPASADGKIVSKRRNADVTERDQLTIDGGTRSICGLNVNPQGEEAIYAFDHGAFFGKQVYLGELRTDQQGNLIVLGGRGHSASAHGKPLTTFADNDDWHDDTADGPIEAVVKLSDGRVLQATHAWVIVAPPDYAPGTNSIMTGYDLLFEVAMQLDSTLAPAKPRFSSEIYPLLSRFSQLQWVNAGFARSFGWGSPSDFNNPELIARLGDPSAASEPLRQAVLAQMRNPSNPYIDPEGLPLFYGDAITLNTKTTDPQEWQAILPSQYRWLEQWANGDFIADGLPVVRPWEQLDPAEQAYNLTRAALDATLGGPFHPGCEFTWPLRHTSMYVAPFRLKRRTSPEPDWGDTLDAATALAPDGMLYASAAGAITRWMAVPWQTDTSSCLSAYMGYAGTYLPTFWPARVPNDVLSQESYQIIMNPDATPEERAQAFAPTARRKWLRGMVYTESIPPGHIPTVPAITKFTNEWDTVGIIIAQTGPEHSASFPQTLWVETGRHVEAQAPQLTRSLAAEPETDLVDSDLNWPQQRLKRGRKNAAEANND from the coding sequence ATGGCTTGTGCTGAGATTGTCAGCGTCGCGATTTATCCTCCCGTTGGCTTTGCCCGCGTCGGAAATAGCCCAAATGAGTTTTTTTATGGCCCCGAAGTGCTGGGTGCACCCCAAGTTGACCCCGATTTGTTTCGCGATCCGAGTGGCGCGATCAAACGCCAAGCGGCGCGGTTTCGGGTTTATGGCTTGAATGCCGCTGGTGAGGTGATTTGCGAGTTAAACCAAACCAATCCTGATGTGCAAGAAATTGTTTGGACGGCGCAGCTCGCCAATCAAAAAGCCGCGTGGTATGAATTTATCCAAGCACTGGATATTCCGGCCTCGGCTGATGGCAAAATTGTTAGCAAGCGCCGCAATGCCGATGTAACTGAGCGCGATCAATTGACGATCGATGGTGGCACGCGCAGCATTTGTGGCTTGAATGTCAATCCTCAGGGCGAAGAGGCGATCTATGCCTTTGATCACGGCGCATTCTTTGGTAAGCAAGTTTATTTGGGCGAATTGCGCACCGATCAACAGGGCAATTTGATTGTGCTGGGCGGGCGGGGTCACTCAGCTTCGGCCCATGGCAAGCCCTTAACCACCTTTGCCGATAACGATGATTGGCATGATGATACTGCCGATGGCCCGATTGAGGCCGTGGTTAAGCTGAGCGATGGACGGGTTTTGCAGGCAACTCATGCTTGGGTGATTGTTGCGCCGCCTGATTATGCGCCAGGCACAAATTCGATTATGACAGGCTATGATTTGCTGTTTGAAGTGGCGATGCAGCTTGATTCGACGCTTGCGCCAGCCAAGCCACGTTTCAGCAGCGAAATTTATCCGTTGCTCTCACGGTTTAGCCAATTGCAATGGGTTAATGCTGGCTTTGCGCGGAGTTTTGGTTGGGGCAGCCCCAGCGATTTCAATAATCCTGAGTTGATCGCTCGTTTGGGCGATCCTAGTGCTGCCAGCGAACCGTTGCGCCAAGCGGTTTTGGCTCAAATGCGCAATCCTAGCAATCCCTATATTGATCCCGAAGGCTTGCCATTGTTTTATGGCGATGCGATTACGCTCAACACCAAAACCACCGATCCCCAAGAGTGGCAGGCAATTTTGCCTAGCCAATATCGTTGGCTAGAGCAATGGGCCAATGGCGATTTTATTGCCGATGGCTTGCCCGTGGTCAGGCCGTGGGAGCAGCTTGATCCCGCTGAGCAGGCCTACAATCTCACGCGGGCGGCGCTTGATGCAACCTTGGGCGGGCCGTTTCACCCCGGCTGCGAATTCACTTGGCCGTTACGCCATACCTCGATGTATGTAGCACCATTTCGACTCAAACGCCGCACCAGCCCTGAGCCAGATTGGGGCGATACGCTCGATGCGGCTACTGCCTTAGCTCCCGATGGGATGTTGTATGCCAGCGCTGCTGGGGCAATTACGCGTTGGATGGCCGTGCCTTGGCAAACCGATACCTCAAGCTGTCTCTCGGCCTATATGGGCTATGCCGGAACTTATTTGCCAACTTTTTGGCCCGCTCGTGTGCCCAACGATGTGCTTAGCCAAGAGAGCTACCAGATTATTATGAACCCTGATGCTACGCCTGAAGAGCGTGCCCAAGCCTTCGCACCGACTGCCCGCCGCAAGTGGCTGCGCGGCATGGTCTACACCGAGAGCATTCCACCAGGCCATATTCCAACCGTGCCAGCAATTACTAAATTTACCAACGAATGGGATACCGTGGGCATTATCATCGCCCAAACTGGGCCTGAACATAGCGCTAGCTTCCCGCAAACGCTATGGGTTGAAACAGGCCGCCACGTTGAAGCTCAGGCTCCCCAATTAACCCGTAGCCTAGCCGCCGAGCCAGAAACTGATCTGGTTGATAGCGACCTCAATTGGCCACAACAACGCCTCAAGCGAGGACGCAAAAATGCTGCCGAAGCCAATAACGATTGA